From the genome of Colletotrichum higginsianum IMI 349063 chromosome 4, whole genome shotgun sequence, one region includes:
- a CDS encoding GTP binding protein: protein MDEEAPQHQLSNGTMLTPDAIADLLSPASAWADPGSESQSRAHRTALLGDVLFTAKQLWNVGSEELDAVAEKLGDGSRDGEEFLRVIQEKKRVADISAVASWRRPLGDSGILDFFLSIVATQGLRPDLKKHMLRLIGNSCADTDENREKVVASGALAPIIGFLADDAAFHFAVPVLYNILVDYEPAQAQASAQSLTWHLVDLLASTRLADAPHLVGIVVKILALLATHETEATRAPSQTPAVLLTLALAPTTDAEDFVSLTAVALAYLTHAPVQAAFIATGSVPVLLDTLYHLQTQLDALQIEDEDAAVQLRALPQSFIQVLADISYADEFPLRHPLGSPVLDTLQSWLSLPNPHLRAAACLCLGNVARSDEASFALVRDRAVHLPLVALLRDATDPQLLHSALSFLKNLAIPSQNKPVLGDAGLFDPDVLPRVWALDANPQVQFSAVSLARLLLVNTPPNVRRLCAPLSPDPLSPSHETTQLHRLLDIFARSDAEHTRTEAARAAAVVCRVLHTTPIPPVLPDWDPSEDGYVFRPEKPLSPAALAEAEGDGSTKRRAKFYRQHAGLNKALAFLVTQMRFPVLRSEAWFVFALMCRAKDGADVVIRTLQVAGAFEALTEAITGRTFAAAEEARDGARAIEEGPAGAGQAAVVSGGSNAAMVEGLGLEPQQADLSQAAGMKKVDRENGLVMVTELVKKHADELPAARRAAFEDMLREGGEMLVDEKGKANA from the exons ATGGACGAAGAGGCGCCTCAACATCAGCTATCCAACGGCACGATGCTCACACCGGACGCCATCGCAGACCTGCTCTCccccgcctcggcctgggcTGATCCTGGGTCCGAGAGCCAGAGCCGCGCGCACAGGACGGCCCTGCTGGGCGATGTGCTGTTCACAGCAAAGCAGCTGTGGAATGTCGGCAGCGAGGAGCTTGATGCCGTGGCTGAGAAGCTGGGTGACGGGAGTCGAGACGGTGAGGAATTCCTTCGTGTCATACAAGAGAAGAAACGGGTTGCTGACATATCCGCCGTAGCTTCATGGAGACGGCCGCTAGGAGATTCGGGCATCCTGgacttcttcctctccatcgtcgccacACAAGGCCTCCGTCCGGATTTGAAGAAGCATATGCTCCGTCTCATTGGCAACTCCTGCGCCGACACGG ATGAAAACCGCGAAAAGGTTGTCGCCTCGGGCGCCCTCGCCCCCATCATCGGattcctcgccgacgacgccgccttcCACTTTGCTGTGCCCGTCCTCTAcaacatcctcgtcgactACGAGCCCGCCCAAGCCCAGGCCAGCGCGCAGTCCTTGACGTGGCATCTTGTGGACTTGCTCGCTAGCAcgcgcctcgccgacgccccgcacctcgtcggcatcgtcgtcaagaTCCTCGCTCTGCTTGCCACTCACG AAACCGAGGCAACCCGGGCACCCTCGCAGACACCAGCCGTCCTCCTCACGCTGGCCCTCGCGCCCacgaccgacgccgaggactTTGTCTCcctcaccgccgtcgccctcgcctaCCTCACTCACGCGCCCGTCCAGGCCGCTTTTATCGCTACGGGTTCCGTCCCTGTGCTGCTGGACACCCTGTACCATCTCCAGACCCAGCTGGACGCTCTCCagatcgaggacgaggacgccgccgtccagctcCGGGCGCTCCCGCAGTCCTTCATCCaggtcctcgccgacatctCCTACGCCGACGAGTTCCCCCTCCGCCACCCGCTCGGCTCCCCCGTCCTCGACACCCTCCAGTCCTGGCTGTCCCTGCCCAACCCCCACcttcgcgccgccgcctgcctcTGTCTCGGCAACGTCGCCCGCTCCGACGAGGCCTCTTTCGCACTCGTCCGCGACAGAGCCGTCCACCTCCCGCTAgtcgccctcctccgcgaCGCCACCGATCCCCAGCTCCTCCACTCCGCCCTCTCCTTCCTCAAGAACCTCGCCATTCCCTCTCAGAACAAGCCCGTCCTCGGTGACGCCGGCCTTTTCGACCCGGACGTCCTCCCCCGCGTCTGGGCCCTCGACGCGAACCCCCAGGTCCAATTCTCCGCCGTCTCCCTtgcccgcctcctcctcgtcaacaCCCCGCCCAACGTCCGCCGCCTCTGTGCCCCGCTGAGCCCGGACCCCTTGTCCCCTTCGCACGAGACGACGCAGCTTcaccgcctcctcgacatcTTCGCCCGCTCCGACGCCGAGCACACAAGGACCgaggccgcccgcgccgccgccgtcgtctgccgCGTGCTGCACACCACCCCGATCCCCCCCGTCCTGCCAGACTGGGACCCCTCCGAAGACGGCTACGTCTTCCGGCCCGAGAAGCCGCTGTCGCCcgcggccctcgccgaggctgagggcgacggcagcaCCAAGCGGCGGGCCAAGTTCTACCGCCAGCACGCCGGGTTGAACAAggccctcgccttcctcgtcACGCAGATGCGCTTCCCCGTGCTGCGCAGCGAGGCCTGGttcgtcttcgccctcatGTGCCGCGCcaaggacggcgccgacgtcgtcatccGCACGCTGCAGGTTGCCGGCGCGTTTGAGGCGCTGACGGAGGCCATCACGGGGCGGAcgttcgccgccgcggaaGAGGCCAGGGACGGGGCCAGGGCGATCGAGGAAGGCCCGGCTGGCGCTGGGCAGGCGGCGGTTGTCAGTGGCGGGAGCAATGCCGCGATGGTGGAGGGTCTGGGATTGGAGCCGCAGCAGGCTGACCTGTCACAGGCGGCGGGCATGAAGAAAGTGGATCGGGAGAATGGCCTGGTCATGGTCACGGAATTGGTCAAGAAGCACGCCGACGagttgccggcggcgaggagggcagcGTTTGAAGACATGTTgagggagggcggcgagatgCTCGTGGATGAGAAGGGTAAGGCAAATGCTTGA
- a CDS encoding Cyanovirin-n family protein, which translates to MELGEAVPSPFSLPKVPERSPWRESKRDAIAKASNTTSVQDRSFPLHVSTTPIAHIRVDDGHILRARLFNGEGEAVDAELNLNDVLGNSNGSFEWGGGGFADSAEDIHFELEGDDNVPILRARLFNVEGEAIDADVNLSERIGNNDGNFTFNCWSPPSKPIDRVIDLVWLTFNHRNDDLLTMRCETEAGEDSGGISVLWTGAFFAYTRVMRDDDTHIHARWAGLRSLADIN; encoded by the exons ATGGAACTCGGGGAAGCAGT cccctcccctttctccctTCCCAAGGTCCCCGAGAGGTCCCCATGGCGTGAAAGCAAGCGTGACGCGATCGCCAAGGCCTCAAACACCACGTCCGTCCAAGACCGCTCTTTCCCCCTCCACGTGTCTACAACGCCAATTGCGC ATAtccgcgtcgacgacggccacaTCCTCCGCGCCCGCCTCTtcaacggcgagggcgaggccgttgACGCCGAGCTCAACCTGAACGACGTTCTCGGCAACAGCAACGGCTCCTTTGAGTGGGGTGGCGGCG GCTTCGCCGACTCGGCCGAGGACATCCACTTCGAGCTCGAGGGTGATGACAACGTCCCCATCCTCCGCGCCCGCCTCTTCAACGTTGAgggcgaggccatcgacgccgacgtcaacCTGTCGGAGCGCATCGGCAACAACGACGGCAACTTCACCTTCAACTGTTGGTCTCCCCCCTCCAAGCCGATCGACCGCGTGATAGATCTTGTTTGGCTGACATTTAACCACAGAAACGATGACCTTTTGACGATGAGATGCGAGACTGAGGCGGGGGAGGATAGCGGAGGGATATCCGTACTATGGACTGGAGCGTTTTTTGCTTACACGCGCGTGATGAGGGACGACGATACACACATACATGCCCGATGGGCCGGACTACGTAGCCTAGCCGACATCAATTGA
- a CDS encoding 60S ribosomal protein L13: MAIAHNQQIPHNREQLPPVIGDDDDDDNFDDDYFRKDWQRRVRTHFDQAGKKHSRRVARQAKAAKVAPRPTDLLRPVVRCPSIRYNRKVRAGRGFTLDELKAAGIPRLYAPTIGISVDGRRKNLSEESLAANVARLKAYKERLVVFPRRSNKVKQGDSKVDLANTETVQNLANALPIEKVASGFSEISKSDVPKAIEGGAYRKLRLARSEARNLGKREKRARDAAEAEAAKK, from the exons ATG GCGATCGCACACAACCAGCAGATCCCCCACAACCGTGAGCAACTCCCTCCCGTAAtaggcgacgacgacgacgacgacaacttcgacgacgact ATTTCCGCAAGGATTGGCAGCGCCGGGTCCGGACGCACTTCGACCAG GCCGGCAAGAAGCACAGCCGCCGTGTCGCCCGTCAGGCCAAGGCTGCTAAGGTCGCTCCCCGTCCCAccgacctcctccgccccgTCGTGAGATGCCCCTCGATCCGCTACAACCGTAAGGTCCGTGCCGGCCGCGGTTTcaccctcgacgagctcaag GCCGCTGGCATCCCCCGCCTTTACGCTCCCACCATCGGTATCTCCGTTGATGGCCGCCGCAAGAACCTGAGCGAGGAGTCCCTTGCCGCCAACGTTGCCCGCCTCAAGGCCTACAAGGAGCGCCTCGTCGTGTTCCCCCGCCGTTCCAACAAGGTCAAGCAGGGCGACTCCaaggtcgacctcgccaacaCCGAGACCGTCCAGAACCTCGCCAACGCCCTCCCCATCGAGAAGGTCGCCTCCGGCTTCTCCGAGATCTCCAAGTCCGACGTTcccaaggccatcgagggcGGTGCCTACCGCAAGCTCCGTCTCGCGAGAAGCGAGGCCCGCAACCTGGGCAAGCGCGAGAAGCGTGCCCGCGAtgcggccgaggccgaggctgccAAGAAATAA
- a CDS encoding RNA recognition domain-containing protein, producing the protein MAFSRSADQPAALAEGRRIYLGNLLYVAQPAEIEEMLRDNGFPEYEKIHISMDPVSGRNPGYCFVDFLGRDDADRALSSLDASIRGRPLKVGPCEPKKQQQRTATAATAGGGRWKSDREPAAFQRWGNWSGQRDRAGGDDSEDKGGVEQGPSAAIEHFDGVVATDTDGRRLYVGGLAKMVDQQQNQDEMREILGDFKPVAIGKRITPHESKRTAPGNHHYCFVDFATVEEAAAARDALDGKSWAGERLRVNVARPLPDKLRDRARPKDPASPARDNTAWGERPTRSNRSPGGERSSWRKPDGNGGNGSNGDSAGGSSSNSNSNSNSNSNSNSNSNSNSNSNSSKPSQPLRSLASGNWRQRE; encoded by the exons ATGGCATTCTCCAGGTCCGCGGATCAgcccgccgccctggccgagggcCGGCGCATCTACCTCGGCAACCTGCTCTACGTCGCCCAgccggccgagatcgaggagatGCTCAGGGACAACGGCTTCCCCGAGTACGAAAAGATCCACATCTCCATGGACCCCGTCTCGGGCCGCAACCCGGGGTACTGCTTCGTCGACTTCCTgggccgcgacgacgccgaccgcGCGCTCTCGTCCCTCGACGCCTCCATCCGCGGCCGGCCCCTCAAGGTCGGGCCCTGTGAGCccaagaagcagcagcaaaggacggcgacggcggcgacggcgggtGGAGGCCGCTGGAAGAGCGACAGGGAGCCGGCGGCCTTCCAGCGATGGGGCAACTGGTCCGGCCAGAGGgaccgcgccggcggcgacgactcggaggacaagggcggcgtcgagcaggggccgtccgccgccatcgagcaCTTTGACGGGGTGGTCGCCACCGACACGGACGGGCGGCGTCTTTacgtcggcggcctggccAAGATGGTTGACCAGCAGCAAAACCAGGATGAGATGCGTGAGATCTTGGGCGACTTCAAGCC GgtcgccatcggcaagcGCATCACCCCTCACGAGTCCAAGAGGACCGCGCCGGGGAACCACCACTACTGCTTCGTCGACTTCGccaccgtcgaggaggccgcggccgccagGGACGCGCTCGACGGCAAGTCGTGGGCGGGCGAGCGCCTGCGCGTCAACGTCGCCCGACCCCTGCCGGACAAGCTGAGGGACCGCGCACGCCCCAAGGacccggcgtcgccggccagggaCAACACGGCCTGGGGTGAACGACCTACGCGGAGCAACCGGTCTCCGGGTGGCGAGCGGTCGTCGTGGCGGAAGCCCGACGGTaacggcggcaacggcagcaacGGCGACTCGGCAggcgggagcagcagcaacagcaacagcaacagcaacagcaacagcaacagcaacagcaacagcaacagcaacagcaacagcaacagcagcaagcCTTCACAGCCGCTCAGGTCCCTTGCGTCGGGGAACTGGCGTCAGAGAGAATAG
- a CDS encoding serine/threonine-protein kinase 6, with the protein MADAPSIDFSVQLHSIREEYSKKRDSTNLFSPTGRELINTRKEFMGTTLYSIFWYRNGTDARQYVRLADVAGTLSGEILRLNRELPERDDDYEIVGDQIRPLKQAPPPPPEEPDGSDDLSQILERLPVVQVDDGKHFMKQSRYDSEVRNLLKCQGESCPGSPASEHIIQLLGKSPDGKLVFEKFKPRYLVLGQVHALSTYLAWILQLISGLKSLHLLDIVHRDLRIDNLVFSDDYSKIIIIDIESHWGIRQAPELSRDPDVDPGWNEKSDIYDLGNVIRHMVLGNAPITDQVKIPVPSPLDRIVEACTNSSPEKRPSLDELHQMVSELNDIKECVLSTDDAVHQAGFSNQGTVAIIA; encoded by the exons ATGGCAGACGCTCCGAGCATCGATTTTTCCGTGCAGTTGCACAGCATACGAGAGGAGTATTCCAAGAAAAGAGACTCAACCAATCTTTTCTCACCAACTGGGCGAGAATTGATCAACACACGCAAAGAGTTCATGGGTACTACACTCTATTCCATTTTCTGGTATAGGAATGGTACCGACGCTCGTCAATATGTCCGGCTGGCCGACGTTGCCGGTACACTCTCTGGAGAAATCTTGCGTCTGAACCGAGAGCTGCCCGAGCGAGATGATGATTACGAAATTGTCGGCGATCAGATTCGTCCTCTCAAGCAggctccgccgcctcctccagAGGAGCCAGATGGCTCCGATGATCTCAGTCAAATTCTTGAGCGGCTTCCTGTCGTTCAAGTCGATGACGGCAAACATTTCATGAAGCAGAGTAGATATGACAGCGAAGTTCGAAACCTACTCAAGTGTCAGGGAGAATCCTGTCCAGGGAGCCCCGCGTCTGAGCACATTATCCAGTTGCTCGGGAAGTCGCCAGATGGAAAGCTTGTCTTTGAGAAGTTCAAACCACGGTATCTCGTTCTTGGACAAGTTCACGccctatctacctacctagccTGGATCCTACAGCTGATATCCGGGCTCAAGTCCCTTCACCTACTCGACATTGTGCACCGCGACCTGCGCATCGACAACCTAGTGTTTTCTGATGACTATTCCAAGATTATAATCATCGACATAGAAAGCCACTGGGGAATTCGCCAGGCTCCCGAGCTATCACGCGATCCCGATGTGGATCCTGGATGGAATGAGAAGTCAGATATCTATGATTTAGGTAACGTCATTAGGCACATGGTACTTGGGAATGCTCCGATCACAGACCAAGTTAAGATTCCTGTTCCTTCACCTTTGGATCGCATTGTGGAGGCTTGTACAAATTCTTCGCCAGAGAAACGACCGAGTCTAGATGAACTCCACCAAATGGTTTCAGAG CTTAATGATATCAAAGAGTGCGTGCTATCCACCGATGATGCTGTTCACCAGGCTGGCTTTTCAAACCAGGGAACAGTTGCCATTATTGCGTGA
- a CDS encoding Phospho-2-dehydro-3-deoxyheptonate aldolase — MPGLDLEHEPLAADDVRILGQDPLIPPALLSSEIPMTDTALQTVVKGRNEAVDIIMGRDDRLLVIIGPCSLHDPSTALEYCERLKATAARLSSDICVIMRAYLEKPRTTVGWKGLINDPDIDSTFKINKGLRISRQLFRDLTAAGMPIASEMLDTISPQFLADFISVGAIGARTTESQLHRELASGLSFPVGFKNGTDGNLGVAIDAIGAAAAKHHFMGVTKQGLAAITRTKGNEHGFVILRGGSHGPNFDKENVQKAKDTLTKKGQKQAIMIDCSHGNSNKDHRNQPKVAAVVGDQLREGETSIIGVMIESNINEGNQKVPAEGPAALKKGVSITDACIDWDSTVDVLENLAAAVRARRERNAGSANGNEDSHKVTHLEEE, encoded by the exons ATGCCCGGTCTCGACCTTGAGCATGAGCCTctcgcggccgacgacgtgaGAA TCCTGGGACAGGACCCCCTGATCCCCCCGGCGCTCCTCAGCTCCGAGATCCCTATGACCGACACCGCCCTCCAGACGGTTGTCAAGGGCCGcaacgaggccgtcgacatTATCATGGGCCGTGACGACCGCCTactcgtcatcatcggcccCTGCTCGCTGCACGATCCCTCCACAGCCCTCGAGTACTGCGAGCGCCTCAAGGCTACCGCTGCCCGCCTCTCCTCCGACATCTGCGTCATCATGCGCGCCTACCTCGAGAAGCCGCGCACCACCGTCGGCTGGAAGGGCCTCATCAACGACCCGGACATCGACTCCACCTTCAAGATCAACAAGGGCCTGCGCATCTCCCGCCAGCTCTTCCGCGacctcaccgccgccggcatgcCCATTGCCAGCGAGATGCTCGACACCATCTCCCCGCAGTTCCTCGCCGACTTCATCTCCGTCGGCGCTATCGGCGCCCGTACCACCGAGTCCCAGCTCCACCGCGAGCTCGCCTCCGGCCTGTCCTTCCCCGTTGGCTTCAAGAACGGCACTGACggcaacctcggcgtcgccatcgacgccatcggcgccgccgccgccaagcacCACTTCATGGGTGTCACCAAGCAGGgtctcgccgccatcacccgCACCAAGGGCAACGAGCACGGCTTCGTCATCCTCCGCGGCGGCTCCCACGGCCCCAACTTTGACAAGGAGAACGTccagaaggccaaggacaCCCTCACCAAGAAGGGCCAGAAGCAAGCCATCATGATTGACTGCTCCCACG GCAACTCTAACAAGGACCACCGCAACCAGCCCAaggttgccgccgtcgttggcGACCAGCTccgcgagggcgagaccTCCATCATTGGTGTCATGATCGAGTCCAACATCAACGAGGGCAACCAGAAGGTCCCCGCCGAGGGTCCCGCCGCGCTCAAGAAGGGCGTCAGCATCACCGACGCTTGCATTGACTGGGACTCCACCGTCGACGTGCTGGagaacctcgccgccgctgtccGCGCCCGTCGCGAGCGCAACGCCGGCTCCGCCAACGGCAACGAGGACTCCCACAAGGTCACCCACCTCGAGGAGGAGTAA
- a CDS encoding Thioesterase domain-containing protein, with amino-acid sequence MHASNVRTNGRRATYMDLNDEVQPLPVYVTEKGTEMYTIRAFHQMHCIYVLLEDIGYKTHNKTSKWEQGHVIHCLNVLRATVECLADAAPISYVHGRRVGHATDGQQMQCRNFSALVDWVNDPVRVSRWNITELDDKPDLFDEIVD; translated from the exons ATGCATG CCTCGAACGTCCGAACGAATGGGAGACGCGCGACCTACATGGACCTCAACGACGAGGTGCAGCCACTACCTGTGTACGTAACTGAGAAGGGAACCGAGATGTACACCATTAGAGCCTTCCATCAAATGCACTGTATA TACGTCCTTCTCGAAGACATCGGCTACAAAACGCATAACAAAACTTCAAAGTGGGAGCAGGGCCACGTGATACACTGCCTAAACGTCTTGCGGGCGACGGTGGAATGCCTGGCAGACGCCGCCCCGATCTCCTACGTGCACGGAAGAAGAGTGGGACACGCGACGGACGGCCAGCAGATGCAGTGCCGGAACTTTTCCGCGCTCGTTGATTGGGTCAATGATCCTGTGCGCGTGTCGAGGTGGAACATTACCGAATTGGACGACAAGCCGGATCTCTTTGACGAAATCGTCGATTAG
- a CDS encoding Cytoplasmic protein produces MPKTLEQQFAELTKEGRIEEAAVIAVFDQLKAIPPEFMLGKWDGFPIDTSHTATEQPFKWAGKDFRSLDDVDPVMVWGKDGSRTWNADFGHAQVREIKYRGLLTAGMIYDDFPRIDSFRFVDENTVLGAMEDKNVENNRPVWFYMRRM; encoded by the exons ATGCCTAAAAC GCTCGAACAACAGTTTGCGGAGCTCACGAAAGAGGGCCGAATTGAAGAGGCCGCTGTCATTGCCGTCTTCGATCAGCTTAAAGCCATCCCTCCCGAGTTTATGCTGGGCAAATGGGATGGATTCCCCATCGACACAAGCCATACCGCCACTGAACAGCCATTCAAATGGGCTGGCAAGGACTTCCGATCTCTTGACGATGTCGATCCTGTGATGGTGTGGGGGAAAGATGGCAGTCGGACTTGGAATGCTGATTTCGGCCATGCACAG GTACGCGAAATCAAGTATCGCGGTCTTCTCACGGCCGGGATGATCTACGACGACTTCCCACGCATTGATTCCTTCCGCTTTGTGGACGAAAACACTGTGCTCGGCGCCATGGAGGACAAGAACGTTGAAAACAACCGGCCGGTGTGGTTTTACATGAGAAGGATGTGA
- a CDS encoding C6 finger domain-containing protein translates to MHRQQNASAAHQVETRVARRLKEREDSKASSGGGAGGGANSPGRSSSAAAAEEERRWPAVPKPFQVDPELVSLNKFHSTYASAGEVAMFAMLPGLTSAGSQSAVFDEVLRATALASSSLQMQQPGLMARAKQHYRRAIMKIGAALQNPATAQDDSVVVALLTLGIYEALVPDSTPKKITSHCRGSLVLLRYRAEQGVASSLDNGLLTFLIHLGILETFIGLYGRSSVLPVVKNAPWARHCTMEPLLERAMDFKETICKALLSTETWRSSVPHILRTGLDIIRDLEAAANYSITSPGPRKTGADGQGLNNFNGLLSRKSYASEAIVRGLYLTVRLHVLEYILSLSMALGELTREELSMLASLPHGLSALEQVCEQIRVVFGFDGREPASRELGIGFSAWCMFWPMLAVLKSGFADKYTRLWVMDKCATVSRASGFGMAMYQMGWFEQKSCKAGATG, encoded by the exons ATGCATCGCCAGCAGAATGCGTCGGCCGCGCACCAGGTCGAGACCCGCGTCGCCAGGCGGCtcaaggagagggaggacTCCAAGGCGTCATCCGGCGGCGGAGCAGGCGGCGGAGCAAACTCACCGGgaaggtcgtcgtcggcggcggcggcggaggaggagcggagATGGCCCGCCGTGCCGAAGCCGTTCCAGGTTGACCCGGAGCTCGTGTCCCTCAACAAGTTCCACTCCACCTACGCgtccgccggcgaggtcgccaTGTTCGCCATGCTGCCGGGCCTCACATCGGCGGGCTCCCAgtccgccgtcttcgacgaGGTGCTCCGGGCCACGGCGCTGGCCAGCTCGTCTCTCCAGATGCAGCAGCCGGGCCTCATGGCGCGCGCCAAGCAGCACTACCGCCGGGCCATTATGAAAATCGGCGCGGCGTTGCAGAACCCGGCGACCGCGCAGGATGACTCGGTCGTTGTTGCTTTGCTCACGCTCGGCATTTACGAG GCACTAGTACCGGACTCGACACCGAAAAAGATCACGTCGCACTGCCGGGGCTCCTTAGTCCTCCTCCGATATCGAGCCGAGCAGGGTGTTGCGAGCTCGCTCGACAACGGCCTGCTGACGTTTCTCATCCACCTCGGC ATACTCGAGACATTCATCGGGCTGTACGGCCGGTCTTCGGTCCTGCCCGTCGTGAAGAACGCCCCCTGGGCAAGACATTGCACCATGGAACCTCTACTCGAGCGAGCGATGGATTTCAAGGAGACGATTTGCAAAGCACTGCTGTCCACCGAGACTTGGAGGTCGTCCGTCCCGCACATCCTCCGGACCGGTCTCGACATCATTcgcgacctcgaggccgccgcgaaCTACAGCATCACGTCTCCCGGCCCGCGCAAGACCGGGGCGGACGGACAAGGCCTGAACAACTTCAACGGGCTGCTGAGCCGCAAGTCGTACGCGAGCGAGGCCATCGTCCGGGGCCTCTACCTGACCGTCCGGCTGCACGTCCTCGAATACATCCTCAGCCTGTCGATGGCGCTCGGCGAGCTGACGCGCGAGGAGCTCAGCATGCTCGCCAGCCTGCCGCACGGGCTGTCGGCGCTCGAGCAGGTCTGCGAGCAGATCCGCGTCGTCTTCGGGTTCGACGGCCGGGAGCCCGCGTCGCGCGAGCTGGGCATCGGCTTCAGCGCCTGGTGCATGTTCTGGCCGATGCTCGCCGTGCTCAAGTCCGGCTTCGCCGACAAATACACGAGGCTGTGGGTCATGGACAAGTGCGCGACGGTGAGCCGGGCGTCCGGGTTCGGCATGGCCATGTACCAGATGGGCTGGTTCGAGCAGAAATCTTGTAAGGCGGGTGCGACTGGGTGA